GGGCTTGACGCGTATCTTGAACTATATTTCGTCATAATTTTAATTTAATGTAATCGATTGCACAAATTTAGATTTTTATTTTAAAATACCTTTTAGAATCGTTCTAAAATTTTGCTAAATCTTATAAATCTGTGATTGGACGGTATTTTGGAACCAATGTTTTCATTACGATCCAACCTGTTAAGTAACAAACGGCGCAAATAGAAAAGATGATAAAGTATCCGGCTTCAATTCCTTTAAAGCCCATAAAAGCCATATTGGTTTCTTTGCTATAATCAAACAACAAACCCGAACCTTTGTTGATTAAAGTTGAACCAACACCTCCGGCTAAACCACCAATTCCCGTAATAGTTGCGATTGCTTTTTTAGGAAACATATCTCCTACTGTAGTAAAAATATTTGCCGACCACGATTGATGTGCCGCGCCCGAAATTCCAATAATAATTACTGGAATCCAATAACTTATATATCCTAAAGGCTGTGCAATCAACGCTAATAAAGGGAAAAATGCAAAAATCAACATTGCTCTCATTCTGCCTTCGTATGGATTCATTCCTTTCTTTTCGACAAAATAAGTCGGTAGCCAGCCTCCAATAATAGAAAGCAATGTAATCATGTATAAAACAAATAATGGCAATGCGGCTTCTGTAGAATCCATTCCGTAAACCGAACTTAAATACGCTGGCGTCCAGAACAAAAAGAACCACCAAACACCATCTGTCATGAATTTTCCAAAAGCAAAAGCCCACGTTTGTTTGTATTTAAAACAATCCACAAAAGAAACTTTGGTTTTGGTTTCCGGAATATAGCCAACTAGTTTACTATCAGCAATATCATCTTGTTGAATATATTCTAGTTCTGCAGCACTAACTCTTGGATGTTTTTCTGGTTTATCATACATAAAAACCCAAAATCCCATCCATACAAAACCTAACGCACCAATGATAATAAAAGACATTTCCCAACCAAAAGACGCTGCAATGAACGGAATCGATATTGGAGCTGCCAATGCGCCAACAGTAGCTCCGGCATTAAATATACTGGTAGAAAATGCTCTGTCTTTTTTAGGAAAATATTCGGCTGTTGTTTTGATCGCCGCAGGAAAATTTCCCGCTTCACCAATTGCCAGAACAAAACGGGCAAATATGAACAATGTAACACTTACATTAATGACTAATCCGGTATCTTTTACAAGATGAATTGCTTCTTTAGCACCTTCAAAACCTACAAACCAGTTTCCTGTAATATATCCTGCCGTTGCAATCCCACAAAAGGCGTGTAAACAAGCTCCAAAAGACCAAATCCCGATTGCCCAAAGAAATCCTTTTTTAGTATCCAACCAATCCACAAAACGTCCAGCAAATAATAATGAAACTGCATAAAATATAGAAAATAATGCTGTAATATTCCCGTAATCATTATTAGTCCAATGAAACTCCGGCGCAATAAAATCGCTCCATGTCAACGAAAGTACTTGTCTGTCTAAATAATTAATTGTAGTTGCAAAAAATAGCAATGCGCAAATACTCCAACGATACTTTCCTGTAGATTTACCGGTTTGGCTCATAATAACTGCATCTGTTTGGTTCATTGTAATGGTTTATTATAAATTTTTACTTTTTGGCTTTTCAATTTCATTATTATTTAAAAATTCGAAAGATTCAAATCTTTAAAAAATCAAATAATGTAATCGATTGCACAAAT
This genomic window from Flavobacterium sp. 9 contains:
- a CDS encoding MFS transporter, which translates into the protein MNQTDAVIMSQTGKSTGKYRWSICALLFFATTINYLDRQVLSLTWSDFIAPEFHWTNNDYGNITALFSIFYAVSLLFAGRFVDWLDTKKGFLWAIGIWSFGACLHAFCGIATAGYITGNWFVGFEGAKEAIHLVKDTGLVINVSVTLFIFARFVLAIGEAGNFPAAIKTTAEYFPKKDRAFSTSIFNAGATVGALAAPISIPFIAASFGWEMSFIIIGALGFVWMGFWVFMYDKPEKHPRVSAAELEYIQQDDIADSKLVGYIPETKTKVSFVDCFKYKQTWAFAFGKFMTDGVWWFFLFWTPAYLSSVYGMDSTEAALPLFVLYMITLLSIIGGWLPTYFVEKKGMNPYEGRMRAMLIFAFFPLLALIAQPLGYISYWIPVIIIGISGAAHQSWSANIFTTVGDMFPKKAIATITGIGGLAGGVGSTLINKGSGLLFDYSKETNMAFMGFKGIEAGYFIIFSICAVCYLTGWIVMKTLVPKYRPITDL